The Candidatus Margulisiibacteriota bacterium genome includes a region encoding these proteins:
- a CDS encoding BamA/TamA family outer membrane protein, whose product MRKFLSLILICCTLHALDPEYFNLPILRIAVTGNQIYSAPDILNRAAIKTRRGERLDTAVLQEDLSRIMALGGFRAVDADCQPRGGGLLLFFVVSENPVLREVEFADNVSLPEEQIRDFWQNKTGEQLNFLTLEKDIQHLNRAYQKQGNELSSIQEIELVSDNALRVRIVEPVVGEIVLSGNVYTSDSLILREMALAPGAVFNAKTLAADRVRIFRLGYFSSVLLPEIVPGVNDGEVDIRLQVTEKKKNQLNAGLGVTSREQFAFARFSLINLLDTGEQMQLNMQFGREYRVPAALPKFGYRARYYYPWFLTRDLTWGFTTYLNTSYETIRNPESGVGDILAIRRNGFSTDFSLPLPFGRQYSILLEYKDEFVQEDRPNPEVHYLKRSLALTYIYDSLRYLGETGIALDGDMYRLHFEGGDNIYFLGQRIISMGGVEFLRNELQYLRYIPLTGDNNVVGVSYRSGAYLSSRERNILEGEEYSMGGSSTVRGYADIAPFAVGPKMILLNAEYRYIFNEYWQGVLFYDWGHAFTDPQISVKEFKSGYGFGARLSTPIGPLRFDLGRGELHWIFHFGMGYTF is encoded by the coding sequence ATGAGAAAATTCTTAAGCCTGATTTTAATCTGCTGTACACTGCACGCGCTGGACCCGGAATATTTCAATCTGCCGATTTTACGCATCGCGGTCACCGGTAACCAGATCTACAGCGCGCCGGATATTTTGAACCGCGCGGCAATTAAGACCCGCCGCGGTGAGCGTCTCGATACGGCTGTTCTGCAGGAGGATCTCAGCCGGATCATGGCGCTGGGCGGTTTTCGGGCGGTTGACGCGGATTGTCAGCCGCGCGGCGGCGGGCTGCTGCTCTTTTTTGTGGTGAGCGAAAATCCGGTTTTGCGCGAAGTGGAATTTGCCGACAATGTGTCTCTGCCGGAAGAACAGATCCGGGATTTTTGGCAAAATAAAACCGGTGAGCAGTTGAATTTTTTAACGCTGGAAAAAGATATTCAGCATTTAAATAGAGCTTATCAAAAACAGGGCAATGAACTCTCTTCGATACAGGAAATCGAGCTTGTTTCGGACAATGCGCTGCGCGTGCGCATTGTCGAGCCAGTTGTCGGCGAAATTGTTTTGTCCGGCAACGTTTATACCAGCGACAGTTTGATCCTCCGCGAAATGGCCCTGGCGCCCGGCGCGGTTTTTAACGCCAAAACTCTCGCCGCGGACAGGGTGCGGATTTTCCGTTTGGGGTATTTTTCCTCGGTGCTGCTGCCGGAAATAGTCCCGGGTGTGAACGACGGCGAGGTGGATATCCGGCTGCAGGTGACAGAAAAAAAGAAAAACCAGCTCAACGCGGGACTGGGCGTTACCTCGCGCGAGCAGTTTGCTTTTGCGCGGTTTAGTTTGATTAATTTGCTGGACACCGGCGAGCAAATGCAGCTCAATATGCAGTTTGGCCGTGAATACCGCGTGCCCGCTGCTCTGCCGAAATTTGGCTACCGCGCGCGCTACTATTATCCGTGGTTTTTGACGCGCGATCTGACCTGGGGTTTTACCACGTATCTAAACACCAGCTACGAAACTATCCGCAATCCTGAATCCGGCGTTGGCGACATACTGGCGATTCGCCGCAACGGTTTTTCCACCGATTTTAGTCTGCCGCTGCCTTTTGGCCGGCAGTACAGTATTTTGCTGGAATATAAGGACGAATTTGTGCAGGAAGACCGGCCTAATCCCGAGGTGCATTATCTCAAACGCTCGCTGGCGCTGACTTATATTTACGACAGCCTGCGTTATCTGGGCGAGACCGGCATTGCGCTGGATGGCGACATGTACCGGCTGCATTTCGAGGGCGGCGACAATATTTATTTTCTCGGCCAGAGAATTATCAGCATGGGCGGCGTGGAATTTCTCCGCAACGAACTGCAATATCTGCGCTACATACCGCTGACCGGCGACAATAACGTGGTGGGCGTCAGTTACCGCAGCGGCGCATATTTGTCCTCGCGCGAACGCAATATTCTAGAGGGAGAGGAATATTCTATGGGCGGCAGCTCCACGGTGCGCGGCTACGCGGACATCGCGCCGTTTGCCGTCGGGCCGAAAATGATTTTGCTCAACGCGGAGTACCGCTATATTTTCAATGAATACTGGCAGGGCGTTTTGTTTTACGATTGGGGTCATGCTTTTACTGATCCGCAAATCTCGGTCAAAGAATTTAAATCCGGCTATGGTTTTGGCGCGCGCTTGTCTACGCCGATCGGGCCGCTGCGTTTTGACCTTGGCCGCGGCGAGCTGCACTGGATCTTCCATTTTGGCATGGGGTATACGTTTTAA
- a CDS encoding MvaI/BcnI family restriction endonuclease yields MPSNKLKIYTKPELIEKLKEISALGFVQNKRQGSAGGVGNTLEDLLGIEENNLPIPNAAEWELKAQRKNTTALTTLFHIEPSPRAIRFVPQMLLPKYGWKHQNAGKKYPVNEKSFRQTIQGQSRSDRGFKVVVDCENKKVLISFDANSVDVQQHKEWLNSVKRNIGLTELDPQPYWGFDDLAHKAGTKLHNAFYVQADVKTEQGIEFYHYNKIMMLQKFNFAGFLKALEAANVFVDFDARTGHNHGTKFRLKQNALPMLYEKQTVIL; encoded by the coding sequence ATGCCAAGCAATAAGCTAAAAATTTATACTAAACCGGAACTTATTGAAAAGTTAAAAGAAATTTCCGCTCTTGGTTTTGTGCAAAACAAACGACAAGGAAGCGCGGGTGGTGTTGGAAATACTCTTGAAGACCTGCTGGGTATTGAAGAAAATAATCTGCCTATTCCAAATGCCGCAGAATGGGAGTTAAAAGCGCAAAGAAAAAATACCACTGCATTAACTACGTTGTTTCATATTGAGCCTTCTCCACGCGCAATTCGCTTTGTGCCGCAAATGCTTTTGCCAAAATATGGTTGGAAACATCAAAATGCTGGCAAAAAATATCCTGTCAATGAGAAAAGCTTTCGACAAACTATACAGGGACAGTCAAGAAGTGATCGCGGCTTCAAAGTTGTTGTTGATTGCGAAAACAAGAAAGTTTTGATTTCTTTTGACGCTAATAGTGTTGATGTGCAACAACACAAAGAATGGCTGAATAGTGTCAAAAGAAATATAGGCTTGACTGAATTAGACCCACAACCATATTGGGGTTTTGACGATTTGGCACATAAAGCGGGAACAAAATTGCATAACGCTTTTTATGTGCAGGCTGATGTAAAAACTGAGCAAGGTATCGAATTCTATCATTACAATAAAATAATGATGCTGCAAAAATTTAACTTTGCCGGCTTTCTGAAAGCATTGGAAGCCGCGAATGTGTTTGTGGATTTTGATGCGCGAACTGGTCATAATCACGGGACAAAATTTCGCCTGAAACAAAATGCTCTGCCGATGTTATATGAAAAACAGACAGTAATTTTATAA
- a CDS encoding BamA/TamA family outer membrane protein produces MKKLPSMLLLFCLLAAAGALELDTAPRFSAPVTPALRELTLSPAENEETAGYSFELDSMYAPGQVVTFNVQKTRADLNISTVTVELLGQRGELREYEKDSWTGYFALPAELDEGALPVTLSLRGQDYAADEQAEINIVYPISEIILRSQTTASPSPTLNVAISETILLQVGDFYSAMRAEVNRQRILDLGFFEKVEVERTVRDWKSQVIFSFWENPELKKIRVTGNRALSEAEILAVMELKAGEILATRQLQRDMLAVEKFYSDKEYTFARIVSIERPDKNNDYTLTLRISEGELGAVRVRGNDVTQTNVILRETELKSGDIFNAAVLRDDFRSIYNLNYFSQLIPDVRVNEETGRIDLDWRVEEKKTSSINFGGGYGQVQGWFGFADLLLDNIMGSGQSLLLKASFGEKLTSYQIRYHNPWMWDNKTSFTGKLWSTYGYNYLSAQRELRNGWSTAVGFRKTKYISETYSFRYEDVFNIDDRTQDYQDRAVGYSIAYDSRDQWMNPTTGQYAVFSMDHSAKLLGGNINASRYSAQYNHFHPLAEKQVLAFRTMYDYQLGDIFPAEQYYVGSDSTVRGYQSIFAKGNERIVFNLEYRYVFTEMFVGALFYDIGQALYPVYDPLDTERDFTNRVGWGSAQGFGVRIITPMGPIRLDYGWPDHHEFADGFLSFNMGNTF; encoded by the coding sequence GTGAAAAAACTGCCTTCTATGTTATTGTTGTTCTGCCTGCTGGCCGCTGCTGGCGCGCTGGAGCTGGACACCGCGCCGCGTTTTTCCGCGCCAGTGACACCGGCCCTGCGCGAATTGACTTTGTCTCCCGCCGAAAACGAGGAGACAGCGGGTTATTCTTTCGAGCTGGACAGCATGTATGCGCCCGGACAGGTTGTAACTTTCAACGTCCAGAAGACCCGCGCGGATTTGAATATTTCCACCGTTACCGTGGAATTACTCGGGCAGCGCGGTGAATTGCGCGAGTATGAAAAAGACAGCTGGACTGGCTACTTTGCGCTGCCTGCGGAGCTGGACGAAGGCGCGCTGCCGGTAACGCTCTCCCTGCGCGGGCAGGACTACGCGGCTGACGAGCAGGCCGAAATAAATATTGTTTATCCGATCAGTGAAATTATTTTAAGAAGCCAGACTACCGCGTCCCCCTCGCCGACCCTGAATGTCGCTATCTCGGAAACAATTTTGCTGCAAGTCGGTGATTTTTATTCGGCCATGCGCGCGGAAGTCAACAGACAGCGGATTTTGGATCTGGGTTTTTTTGAAAAAGTAGAAGTTGAGCGGACAGTGCGGGACTGGAAAAGCCAGGTGATCTTTTCTTTTTGGGAAAACCCGGAGCTGAAAAAGATCCGCGTGACCGGCAACCGCGCGCTTTCCGAAGCGGAGATCCTGGCGGTCATGGAATTAAAGGCCGGTGAGATCCTGGCGACGCGCCAGCTGCAAAGAGACATGCTGGCGGTGGAAAAATTTTACAGCGACAAAGAATATACCTTTGCGCGCATCGTCTCGATCGAGCGTCCGGACAAAAACAACGATTACACGCTGACTCTGCGGATTTCCGAAGGCGAACTCGGCGCTGTCCGTGTGCGGGGCAACGATGTGACCCAGACCAACGTTATCCTGCGCGAGACGGAGCTAAAATCCGGCGATATTTTCAATGCCGCTGTGCTGCGCGATGATTTCCGCAGCATTTACAATCTCAATTATTTTTCTCAGTTAATACCCGATGTGCGCGTCAATGAAGAGACCGGCCGGATCGATCTGGATTGGAGAGTGGAAGAAAAGAAAACCAGCTCGATAAATTTTGGCGGCGGCTACGGACAGGTGCAGGGCTGGTTTGGTTTTGCCGATCTCCTGCTGGACAATATTATGGGCTCCGGCCAGTCCCTGTTATTGAAAGCGTCTTTTGGCGAAAAACTGACTTCTTATCAGATCCGTTACCATAACCCGTGGATGTGGGACAACAAAACTTCTTTTACCGGCAAGCTGTGGTCGACTTACGGCTACAATTATCTCTCGGCCCAGCGCGAGCTGCGCAACGGCTGGTCAACCGCGGTCGGTTTCCGCAAGACGAAATACATCAGCGAGACATACAGTTTCCGTTACGAGGACGTTTTCAATATTGACGACCGCACGCAGGATTATCAAGACCGCGCGGTGGGTTACAGCATTGCTTATGATTCGCGCGACCAGTGGATGAACCCGACCACCGGTCAGTATGCGGTTTTTTCCATGGATCATTCCGCCAAGCTGCTGGGCGGCAACATCAATGCTTCGCGGTACTCCGCGCAGTACAATCATTTTCACCCGCTGGCCGAGAAGCAGGTGCTGGCTTTCCGCACGATGTATGATTATCAGCTGGGCGATATTTTCCCGGCCGAGCAATACTATGTGGGCAGCGACAGCACGGTGCGCGGCTATCAATCGATTTTTGCCAAGGGCAATGAACGCATTGTTTTCAATCTGGAATACCGCTACGTTTTTACAGAGATGTTTGTCGGCGCGTTGTTTTACGATATCGGACAGGCGTTGTATCCGGTCTACGATCCGCTGGATACCGAACGCGATTTTACCAACCGTGTTGGCTGGGGTTCAGCGCAGGGTTTTGGCGTGCGCATCATCACGCCGATGGGGCCGATCCGCCTCGACTATGGCTGGCCTGATCACCATGAATTTGCCGATGGTTTCTTGAGTTTCAATATGGGCAATACTTTCTGA
- a CDS encoding site-specific DNA-methyltransferase has translation MPTQQLVKTFEETFLNKIICGSAIDVMKELPDRSVNLIVTSPPYNLKNSTGNGMKCGSSGKWANAALQKGYSHHHDCMPHEEYVQWQRDCLAEMMRVVTNDGAIFYNHKWRVQNGLLQDRQDIVSGFPVRQIIIWKRKGGFNFNPGYFLPTYEVIYLIAKPKFRLAAKANSYGDVWEFTQEMNNDHPAAYPVNLIDRIISSTDANIILDPFMGSGTTAISALNFKRNFIGIDVSPEYCEMARERLKQHQAQMSLL, from the coding sequence ATGCCAACGCAACAATTAGTAAAAACATTTGAAGAAACGTTCTTAAATAAGATTATTTGCGGTAGCGCTATTGATGTAATGAAAGAACTGCCGGATCGATCTGTAAATCTTATTGTTACTTCTCCGCCGTATAATCTTAAAAACTCTACTGGAAACGGCATGAAATGTGGAAGTAGCGGAAAATGGGCGAACGCGGCGCTGCAGAAAGGGTATTCACATCATCACGATTGTATGCCGCACGAGGAATATGTCCAGTGGCAAAGAGATTGTCTTGCTGAAATGATGCGAGTTGTTACAAATGACGGCGCAATATTCTATAACCATAAATGGCGAGTGCAAAATGGGTTACTACAAGACCGCCAAGATATTGTGTCGGGCTTTCCGGTAAGACAAATAATTATTTGGAAACGAAAAGGCGGATTTAATTTTAATCCCGGCTATTTTTTGCCAACTTATGAGGTTATTTACTTGATAGCCAAACCGAAATTCAGACTAGCGGCCAAAGCAAATTCTTATGGCGATGTATGGGAATTTACACAAGAAATGAACAATGATCATCCGGCGGCATACCCGGTAAATTTAATCGATAGAATTATTTCCTCAACAGACGCTAATATTATACTTGATCCGTTTATGGGGTCTGGAACCACAGCGATCTCTGCTCTAAATTTTAAAAGAAACTTTATAGGAATTGATGTTTCGCCTGAATATTGTGAAATGGCTAGAGAACGCCTAAAACAACACCAAGCTCAAATGAGTTTATTATAA
- a CDS encoding OmpH family outer membrane protein, producing the protein MKSAKIILSLAVLASVSLAATVGYIDVKQVFEGYGKTKTVQDDLNNKMKDYEKLRNKHAQKLTEAKIDGKTEKELEKLQEDMKKELGPKEAEIQMINDEQMAKIRKDIIAAVDTISKEVGIDVVVDKQVIISGGMDLTEQVVTRLNKKK; encoded by the coding sequence ATGAAATCAGCAAAAATAATTTTAAGTTTGGCGGTCTTGGCGAGCGTTTCGCTGGCGGCCACGGTCGGCTATATTGATGTGAAGCAGGTTTTTGAGGGTTACGGCAAAACGAAAACCGTGCAGGATGATCTGAATAATAAAATGAAAGACTACGAAAAACTGCGTAACAAACACGCGCAAAAATTAACCGAAGCCAAAATCGACGGCAAGACGGAAAAAGAGCTGGAAAAACTGCAGGAAGACATGAAAAAAGAACTCGGCCCCAAAGAAGCGGAGATCCAGATGATCAATGACGAGCAAATGGCCAAAATCCGCAAGGATATTATCGCCGCGGTCGACACTATTTCCAAAGAAGTCGGTATCGATGTGGTGGTGGACAAACAGGTGATTATTTCCGGCGGCATGGATTTGACCGAACAGGTGGTCACCCGCCTGAATAAGAAAAAATAA
- a CDS encoding glycosyltransferase family 4 protein codes for MKIHLYTESFKPYLSGVTVSVDTYARGLAALGHEVTVFAPWYPGFQDDSVYRVVRFPSLGTRLYPGFRLAWPFKRGFGRWLRANKPDIIHSHSPYQLGYLARHIARKMKIPFVYHFHTLFTDYLHFVPLPRFISRPVLIGIIKNFCRRCDLIITPTAIVKNILQQEYGVRQRIEALPTGVDDAAVQRADPRGIREKYGIAPDAPLLMYCGRLSKEKNIEFLLRAFQKISAQAPAARLMIVAFGPLEAALRKLAAELQISDGVIFTGRVERARVYDYLKAGDLFVCASKTETQGLVISEAKACGRPAVAIDARGVSQMIENGIDGYLVPDDLEVFSQKVVALLRTPAELRRLAGGAEQNAKKSFLNSAITKKLEILYNSLR; via the coding sequence ATGAAGATTCATTTATATACGGAATCCTTTAAACCATATCTGAGCGGCGTGACGGTTTCGGTGGACACTTATGCCCGCGGTCTGGCCGCGCTTGGCCACGAAGTGACCGTATTTGCGCCGTGGTATCCCGGTTTTCAAGACGATAGCGTTTACCGCGTGGTGCGTTTCCCGTCGCTGGGCACGCGGCTGTACCCGGGCTTCCGGCTAGCCTGGCCGTTCAAACGCGGTTTTGGCCGGTGGCTGCGCGCCAATAAACCGGACATTATTCATTCCCATTCGCCGTATCAGCTGGGCTATCTGGCGCGGCATATCGCCCGCAAAATGAAAATCCCGTTCGTTTATCATTTTCACACGCTGTTCACGGATTATCTGCATTTTGTGCCGCTGCCGCGTTTTATCAGCCGACCGGTTTTGATCGGCATTATTAAAAATTTTTGCCGCCGCTGCGATCTGATTATCACGCCGACCGCGATAGTCAAAAATATTTTACAGCAGGAATACGGTGTCCGGCAGCGCATCGAAGCGCTGCCGACCGGCGTGGACGACGCGGCTGTGCAAAGAGCCGACCCGCGGGGCATTCGTGAAAAATACGGCATAGCGCCGGACGCGCCGCTGTTGATGTACTGCGGCCGTTTGTCCAAAGAAAAAAATATAGAGTTTCTCTTGAGAGCGTTCCAGAAAATTTCCGCGCAGGCGCCGGCGGCGCGTTTGATGATCGTGGCGTTTGGTCCGCTGGAAGCCGCGCTCCGGAAACTGGCAGCTGAGCTGCAGATCTCTGACGGGGTTATCTTTACCGGCCGCGTGGAGCGCGCGCGGGTGTATGATTATCTCAAAGCGGGCGATCTTTTTGTCTGCGCCAGCAAGACCGAAACACAGGGGCTGGTGATCTCCGAAGCCAAAGCCTGCGGCCGGCCGGCTGTGGCGATCGATGCCCGCGGCGTGTCCCAGATGATCGAAAACGGCATCGACGGTTATTTAGTTCCCGACGATCTAGAGGTGTTCAGCCAAAAGGTTGTTGCTTTGTTGCGGACGCCGGCGGAATTGCGGCGTTTGGCTGGCGGCGCGGAACAGAATGCCAAAAAATCTTTCTTAAATTCGGCTATTACCAAAAAGCTGGAAATATTATATAATAGCCTAAGGTAG
- the lpxD gene encoding UDP-3-O-(3-hydroxymyristoyl)glucosamine N-acyltransferase yields the protein MLTARALAEKIGGQLFGQDLPLRFLVEAADCARAESVCLGLARKTLAKLQDKKPNCLILNQDRPEFSCPKIITAKGKEVLIELLNIFYPASEKTGVAERAFVDPTAVIGRNVTIYPQAFVGKNAVIGDNTILYAGAVVYADCVIGKNCIIHANAVIGADGFGYIQDENGRHIKVPQKGKVIIEDEVEIGANTCIDRATIAATVIGQGTKIDNKAHIAHNVRIGKNCILAGATNVAGSSTLGDNVVLAGNAGVGDNISIGSNTVIFASTSVLTDIPPNSKIYGTPTADDYGPAMRRRALYNKLPEIYDRLKALEGKQQEWE from the coding sequence ATGCTGACCGCGCGAGCGCTCGCTGAAAAGATCGGCGGTCAGTTGTTCGGCCAAGATCTTCCTTTGCGGTTTTTAGTGGAAGCGGCGGACTGCGCCAGAGCGGAGTCGGTTTGTCTTGGTCTAGCGCGTAAAACTCTCGCCAAATTGCAGGATAAAAAACCAAATTGTTTGATTCTCAATCAAGACCGGCCGGAATTTTCCTGCCCCAAGATCATCACGGCCAAAGGCAAAGAAGTTTTGATCGAGCTGCTCAATATTTTTTATCCCGCGTCGGAAAAGACCGGAGTCGCGGAAAGAGCTTTTGTTGATCCGACGGCGGTAATTGGCCGGAATGTGACGATCTATCCGCAGGCTTTTGTCGGCAAAAATGCGGTCATCGGCGACAATACGATATTATACGCGGGCGCGGTGGTGTATGCGGACTGCGTCATTGGCAAAAATTGCATTATTCACGCCAACGCTGTGATCGGCGCCGACGGTTTTGGCTATATACAGGACGAAAATGGTCGGCATATCAAAGTGCCGCAAAAAGGCAAAGTGATCATTGAGGACGAGGTGGAGATCGGCGCGAACACCTGTATTGACCGCGCGACTATTGCGGCGACTGTCATTGGGCAGGGCACAAAGATCGACAACAAAGCGCATATCGCCCATAATGTGCGGATCGGCAAGAACTGTATTCTGGCTGGCGCGACCAATGTGGCCGGCAGTTCGACGCTCGGTGACAATGTGGTGCTGGCCGGTAACGCGGGCGTGGGCGACAATATCAGCATTGGCAGCAATACGGTGATCTTTGCCTCGACGTCGGTGCTGACCGACATTCCGCCCAATTCCAAGATCTACGGCACGCCGACCGCTGATGATTACGGTCCGGCCATGCGCCGCCGCGCGCTGTACAATAAGCTGCCGGAAATATACGACAGGCTGAAAGCGCTGGAAGGGAAACAGCAGGAATGGGAATGA